A window of the Mucilaginibacter sp. cycad4 genome harbors these coding sequences:
- a CDS encoding TraR/DksA C4-type zinc finger protein — MQQETTKTRYSDAELNEFRTLIKEKIGVAREELQELAGTLSASNTNGDDAAIAGKTLEDGSATFEKEQINQLAARQKKFIEQLEAALMRIENRTYGICRSTGKLIPRERLLAVPHTTQSMEAKLKQA; from the coding sequence ATGCAACAGGAAACTACTAAAACACGGTACAGTGATGCCGAATTAAATGAATTCAGAACATTGATCAAAGAAAAAATTGGCGTGGCACGCGAAGAGCTGCAGGAACTGGCGGGTACGCTTAGCGCCTCAAACACCAATGGAGATGATGCCGCGATTGCCGGCAAGACGCTGGAAGATGGTTCGGCGACCTTTGAAAAGGAACAGATCAACCAACTGGCCGCCCGCCAGAAAAAATTCATCGAGCAGCTTGAAGCTGCGCTGATGCGTATCGAAAACAGAACTTATGGCATTTGCCGTTCTACCGGTAAACTCATACCAAGAGAGCGGCTGCTTGCTGTTCCGCACACTACCCAAAGCATGGAAGCCAAACTCAAACAGGCATGA
- a CDS encoding DUF72 domain-containing protein translates to MTGTFFGGTSGLQIDRPRRDFPPEYSHLSRLGYYPLQENSIEVNSSFYKIPQAKTIARWAAEVTEGFRFTFKLWQGITHQKSLFFNEEDVIRFMQAIHLPETERGCLLVQFPPGLQVGALPQLTKLLEALKLYTWPMAVEFRHPSWYRDEVFELLNRHQAATVLQDMPKSATPMEFTADELVYLRFHGPSGNYKGSYSESFLSEYASYINEWQQEGKTVYVYFNNTAGAALENLQLLKRLLI, encoded by the coding sequence ATGACAGGAACGTTTTTTGGAGGGACCAGCGGCTTACAGATCGACAGGCCCCGGCGGGATTTCCCGCCTGAATACAGTCATTTGTCGCGGCTGGGTTATTACCCTTTGCAGGAAAACAGCATCGAGGTTAACAGCTCTTTCTATAAAATTCCGCAGGCAAAAACCATAGCCCGCTGGGCCGCTGAAGTAACCGAAGGATTTCGTTTTACTTTCAAACTGTGGCAGGGGATCACGCACCAAAAAAGTTTGTTTTTCAATGAGGAAGATGTTATCCGTTTTATGCAGGCTATCCATTTGCCGGAAACTGAACGTGGTTGCCTGCTCGTTCAGTTTCCGCCCGGCCTGCAGGTGGGGGCCCTTCCTCAATTAACGAAATTACTGGAAGCTCTTAAACTTTATACATGGCCTATGGCCGTCGAATTTCGTCATCCGTCCTGGTACAGGGACGAAGTTTTTGAACTTTTGAACCGGCACCAGGCAGCAACGGTGTTGCAGGATATGCCCAAATCAGCTACGCCCATGGAATTCACCGCCGATGAACTGGTTTACCTGCGTTTTCATGGCCCATCAGGCAATTATAAAGGAAGTTACAGCGAAAGTTTCCTTTCTGAATATGCGTCTTATATCAATGAATGGCAGCAGGAAGGCAAAACAGTTTATGTGTACTTCAACAATACAGCCGGTGCAGCGCTGGAAAATCTTCAGTTATTGAAACGCCTTCTCATTTAA
- a CDS encoding rhamnogalacturonan acetylesterase: protein MIKLPYKILLCSVCVSLRLILPGQLFAQVVKTSFKFDFGNGKAAPGYQKVGPDEVFDGAKGYGFDFGSKIIAVTRDGGRKLTGGYVTNDQPFYFSVNVPEGNYKVTLTVGDIKGSGDITVRAESRRLMLEKVKTNNSAKKLSFIVNIRKPEISTGGKVALKPREFGKYDWDDKLSLEFNGAKPCVDALEIEKVDDQITVYLAGNSTVVDQDDEPWCSWGQMIPRFFKPGVAIANHAESGLSLGSFLNSHRLDKVLSVIKPGDYLFIEFGHNDQKEKGPDDGAYKSYTERFKLFINKTREKKAIPVIVTSTSRRAFNDSNKVVNTLGDYPDAARKVAIELNVPLIDLNAMSARFYEALGNEGSKKAFVWYPANSFPNQPKDLADNTHFNSYGAYELAKCVIEGIKSNHLGIDRYIIGAPPFDPAHPDPAETFSQPASPKNSTVKPDGN, encoded by the coding sequence ATGATCAAGCTGCCTTACAAGATCTTGCTGTGTTCTGTTTGCGTTTCGTTGCGGCTCATTTTACCCGGGCAGCTTTTCGCTCAGGTGGTGAAAACCAGCTTTAAGTTTGATTTCGGCAATGGAAAAGCAGCACCTGGGTATCAAAAGGTGGGTCCGGATGAAGTTTTTGATGGCGCTAAAGGTTATGGCTTTGATTTTGGCTCTAAAATAATAGCCGTAACACGCGATGGCGGAAGAAAACTTACCGGCGGTTATGTAACCAATGATCAGCCCTTTTATTTTTCGGTAAATGTGCCTGAGGGTAATTATAAGGTTACCTTAACGGTTGGCGATATCAAAGGCAGCGGTGATATTACGGTACGTGCCGAATCGCGGAGGTTAATGCTGGAAAAGGTAAAGACTAATAACTCGGCTAAGAAGTTAAGCTTCATCGTAAATATCCGTAAGCCGGAAATCAGCACCGGCGGCAAAGTAGCGCTTAAGCCGCGGGAGTTTGGAAAGTACGACTGGGATGATAAGCTTAGCCTTGAGTTTAATGGTGCAAAACCCTGTGTTGATGCATTGGAAATAGAAAAAGTAGATGACCAAATAACCGTTTACCTGGCAGGAAATTCGACCGTGGTTGACCAGGATGACGAGCCCTGGTGCTCATGGGGCCAAATGATCCCCCGTTTTTTCAAACCCGGTGTGGCCATTGCCAATCATGCCGAATCCGGTCTTAGCCTGGGTAGTTTTTTAAATAGTCACCGTTTAGATAAAGTTTTAAGTGTAATTAAGCCTGGCGATTATCTTTTTATAGAGTTCGGGCATAATGATCAGAAAGAGAAAGGGCCGGATGACGGCGCTTATAAGTCATACACCGAACGCTTTAAGTTGTTTATCAACAAAACGCGGGAGAAAAAAGCTATCCCGGTAATTGTAACCTCTACCAGTCGCCGGGCTTTTAATGACAGCAATAAAGTAGTAAATACCCTGGGCGATTATCCCGATGCTGCCAGGAAAGTTGCCATAGAGCTGAATGTTCCCCTGATTGATCTTAATGCCATGTCTGCCAGGTTTTATGAGGCATTGGGTAACGAGGGCTCAAAAAAAGCTTTTGTGTGGTATCCGGCAAACTCATTCCCAAACCAACCAAAAGATTTGGCCGACAATACCCATTTCAACAGTTATGGTGCCTATGAACTTGCAAAATGTGTTATAGAAGGGATCAAAAGCAATCATTTGGGCATTGATCGGTATATTATTGGTGCACCGCCTTTTGACCCTGCCCATCCTGATCCGGCAGAAACATTTAGCCAACCTGCCAGCCCTAAAAACAGCACTGTAAAACCTGATGGAAATTGA
- a CDS encoding GntR family transcriptional regulator, whose product MKSSRFLEYIYIDYYSSTPKYIQLANSIIKSVREGKLVINETLPSINELNCNFEISRDTAEKAYKHLKSIGLLGSVPGKGYYIKNTEAGQQFKVFLIFNKLSTHKKLVYDAIVDGLGHEAAIDFYIYNNDFEFFKKLLQNNSNDYTHYVILPHFMHGGENVHDIINTLPKEKLIILDKLVPGIKGDFAAVYENFEKDIFQALEEALPQLRNYHTLKIIFPEYTYFPGEILKGFFSFCIQYAFTYKVVHDIQGEPINEGDVFINLMENDLVVLIERILATELKIGKDVGVISYNETPLKKIILNGLTTISTDFEQMGKMTADIIKNGSTGRYEVPFYLTLRASL is encoded by the coding sequence ATGAAGTCTTCACGATTTTTAGAGTACATCTATATTGATTATTATTCATCTACCCCGAAATACATCCAGTTAGCCAACTCCATCATCAAAAGTGTACGTGAAGGAAAATTGGTGATTAACGAAACGCTCCCCTCCATTAATGAGTTAAACTGCAATTTTGAAATATCGCGTGATACTGCCGAAAAGGCTTATAAACACCTGAAATCAATCGGTTTGCTTGGCTCCGTACCGGGTAAAGGGTATTACATTAAAAACACAGAAGCGGGCCAACAATTTAAAGTGTTTTTAATATTTAATAAGTTAAGCACCCATAAAAAGCTGGTTTATGACGCCATAGTTGATGGCCTTGGTCATGAAGCAGCCATCGACTTCTATATATACAATAACGACTTTGAGTTTTTCAAGAAACTACTTCAAAACAACAGCAACGATTATACCCATTATGTGATCCTGCCCCACTTTATGCACGGCGGAGAAAATGTTCACGACATTATCAATACACTGCCCAAAGAGAAGCTTATTATACTTGATAAATTGGTGCCGGGAATAAAAGGCGATTTTGCTGCCGTCTACGAAAATTTTGAAAAAGACATTTTCCAGGCCCTGGAAGAAGCTCTGCCGCAACTAAGAAACTACCATACCTTAAAGATCATATTTCCCGAATACACTTATTTCCCGGGTGAAATATTAAAAGGCTTTTTCAGTTTCTGTATCCAATATGCATTTACTTATAAAGTAGTTCATGACATACAAGGAGAGCCTATAAATGAAGGCGATGTGTTCATCAACCTGATGGAAAACGACCTGGTGGTTTTGATTGAAAGGATCCTGGCCACGGAGTTAAAAATAGGGAAAGATGTTGGCGTGATATCTTACAATGAAACCCCGTTAAAAAAAATCATCCTGAATGGTTTAACCACCATATCAACAGATTTTGAGCAAATGGGAAAAATGACCGCAGACATTATTAAAAATGGTTCAACAGGGCGTTACGAAGTACCTTTTTACTTAACACTCAGAGCCTCCTTATAG
- a CDS encoding FAD-dependent oxidoreductase gives MNIKRDGARNSPWQSLSNPEASAGSEDRIYDCLIVGAGITGLTAALLLQKAGKVTVIAEARNPGFGTTSGTSAHINTFADTTYNEAASAFGEEGAQFFADAINEGFGLIKTNIDTYGIKCDYEPKTGYLYAENEDEVKMLDDIYQGAIKVGVPVKYTDEVPTPVPFQKALAFDGQAQFHPIKYLKGLQKAYLEAGGTLLENTLIEKTVTDDEIHIAQAGENKIRAKSVIYATHMPPNINVFNFECAPYRSYVLAVKLHSEKYPDGLIYDCQEPYHYVRTHVIDGQELLLIGGLDHKTGHEDPEKAFANLEKYAHKYYRVSSVKYRWSSQYYVPVDGLPYIGRMPMAANGIYCATGYNGNGMMFGSVAARILADLVSGKGSKYEKLFNPGRIKPIDGFSEFVKENADVAYHFVADRLNIKSTDSLNRLKPGTGKVVEVDGKKIAAYRDDDGTIHALSPVCTHAACIVSWNSEEKSWDCPCHGARYDINGKVLTGPATRGLTRISNDEN, from the coding sequence ATGAACATTAAAAGGGACGGTGCCAGGAACAGCCCCTGGCAGTCTCTCAGCAATCCGGAAGCCAGCGCCGGATCCGAAGATAGAATATATGACTGCCTCATTGTTGGCGCCGGGATCACCGGCCTGACAGCGGCGTTGTTATTACAAAAAGCAGGAAAGGTTACTGTTATTGCAGAAGCGCGTAATCCCGGTTTTGGCACAACCAGCGGCACCAGTGCGCATATTAATACCTTTGCCGATACTACTTACAACGAAGCTGCAAGCGCTTTTGGCGAAGAAGGCGCACAGTTTTTTGCAGATGCGATCAATGAAGGGTTCGGGCTGATTAAAACCAATATCGATACCTATGGCATCAAGTGCGATTATGAACCGAAAACCGGTTACCTGTATGCCGAAAATGAAGATGAAGTCAAAATGCTGGATGACATATACCAGGGCGCGATTAAAGTTGGCGTTCCTGTAAAATATACAGACGAAGTACCCACACCGGTTCCTTTTCAAAAAGCTTTGGCTTTTGATGGCCAGGCACAATTTCACCCCATAAAATATTTAAAAGGATTACAAAAAGCTTATTTGGAAGCCGGCGGCACGTTATTAGAAAACACGCTTATTGAAAAAACAGTCACTGACGATGAAATACATATCGCGCAAGCTGGTGAAAATAAGATCCGGGCAAAAAGCGTAATCTATGCCACTCATATGCCGCCGAATATCAATGTATTCAATTTTGAGTGTGCACCTTACCGGAGTTACGTACTGGCCGTCAAACTCCATAGCGAAAAATATCCTGACGGACTTATTTATGACTGCCAGGAACCTTATCATTATGTGCGGACACACGTAATAGACGGGCAGGAATTATTATTGATTGGCGGGCTGGATCACAAGACAGGGCATGAGGACCCGGAGAAGGCTTTTGCCAACCTTGAAAAATATGCACATAAGTATTATCGCGTATCATCGGTTAAATACCGCTGGTCAAGTCAGTATTATGTGCCCGTGGATGGCCTGCCCTATATCGGCCGGATGCCTATGGCTGCTAATGGTATTTATTGCGCAACCGGTTATAACGGCAACGGCATGATGTTCGGAAGCGTTGCCGCCAGGATTCTTGCCGACCTGGTAAGCGGCAAGGGCAGCAAGTACGAAAAATTGTTTAATCCGGGTAGAATAAAGCCGATAGACGGGTTTAGCGAATTTGTAAAAGAAAATGCCGATGTAGCCTATCATTTTGTAGCTGATCGCCTGAATATTAAAAGCACCGACTCGCTTAACAGGTTAAAGCCGGGCACCGGCAAAGTAGTTGAAGTTGATGGAAAAAAAATCGCCGCTTACCGTGATGACGACGGCACCATACATGCCCTAAGCCCGGTTTGCACCCATGCCGCCTGCATTGTTAGTTGGAACAGTGAAGAAAAGAGCTGGGACTGCCCTTGCCACGGTGCGCGCTACGATATTAATGGCAAAGTATTAACCGGGCCTGCAACCAGGGGCCTTACCAGGATAAGCAATGATGAAAACTAA
- a CDS encoding FAD-dependent oxidoreductase, producing MKNIKAIILAIIITGFFAGAPANAQSSKLITADICVYGGTSAGVIAAYTAKKMGKTVILIEPGKHLGGMSSGGLGYTDIGNKYVVTGLARDFYRRVGTHYGKFEQWIFEPKVAEGIFNDYVKRAGFPVLFGNRLIKVTKKGNQLREIAVEDSYKPSAATNKTIRAKIFIDCTYEGDLMARSGVSYTVGREANSQYDETINGVELLDKHQFPDNVDPYKVPGDPKSGLLWGISKEVLQANGAGDKKVQAYNFRITLTNVPGNRIPISKPENYDPKKYELLLRLKEKQPWKSIFDVFIISKMPNGKTDINNNGGFSTDMIGMNREYPEADYNTRAKIWKEHEDYTKGFLYFIGNDTRIPGNIRDEMKQWGYPKDEYTDNGNWTTQLYIREARRMIGELVMTQHHCQGREVVDDGVGMAAYGMDSHNCERLVVNGMVKNEGDVQVHGFAPYAVSYRAIIPKQKEAANLFVPVCLSASHIAYGSIRMEPVFMVLGQSSAVAACQAIDKKMAIQEVDVKEVQSLLRRDPLADGSTPEVLVDNEDSHITGDWKTEKSGGYGPTYLTDGSKAETAKSVLFIPENLKKGAYHVYTYFPKVMNPATKTYITIYDGEKATEKIINQSDLQVEGQTSGEWLPLGLYNFSEEKKGYVEISNKSADGVIVADAVLFVPVR from the coding sequence ATGAAAAATATTAAAGCGATCATCCTTGCAATCATAATAACCGGTTTTTTTGCCGGGGCTCCGGCTAATGCGCAAAGCAGCAAATTAATCACTGCTGATATTTGTGTATATGGCGGAACATCCGCAGGGGTAATTGCCGCTTATACGGCAAAAAAGATGGGGAAAACGGTGATCTTGATTGAACCGGGAAAACATTTGGGGGGCATGAGTTCAGGAGGCCTTGGTTATACTGATATTGGGAACAAATATGTGGTGACAGGTTTAGCGCGGGATTTTTACCGCCGTGTAGGTACGCATTACGGGAAATTTGAACAATGGATATTTGAGCCAAAGGTAGCAGAGGGCATTTTTAATGATTATGTAAAACGGGCAGGTTTCCCTGTTTTATTCGGGAACAGGCTTATAAAAGTAACAAAGAAAGGAAATCAGCTAAGGGAAATTGCAGTGGAGGACAGCTATAAACCATCGGCTGCTACCAATAAAACTATTCGCGCTAAAATATTTATTGATTGTACTTACGAAGGGGACCTGATGGCCCGTTCAGGTGTTTCTTATACTGTTGGGAGAGAAGCTAACAGCCAGTATGATGAAACTATAAACGGAGTGGAGTTGTTGGATAAACACCAGTTCCCGGATAATGTTGACCCTTATAAAGTGCCGGGCGATCCTAAAAGCGGTTTATTGTGGGGTATAAGTAAGGAAGTATTACAAGCAAATGGTGCAGGGGATAAAAAAGTACAGGCCTATAATTTTCGTATTACGCTAACCAATGTGCCAGGAAACCGGATCCCAATTTCAAAACCCGAAAATTATGACCCCAAAAAGTATGAATTGCTGCTGCGTTTAAAAGAGAAACAACCCTGGAAATCAATTTTTGATGTTTTTATTATAAGTAAAATGCCTAACGGCAAAACGGATATCAACAATAATGGAGGTTTCTCTACGGATATGATCGGGATGAACCGGGAATATCCGGAGGCCGATTATAATACAAGGGCCAAAATATGGAAGGAGCATGAAGATTATACCAAAGGCTTCCTCTATTTTATCGGCAATGACACCCGCATACCCGGAAACATCAGGGACGAAATGAAACAATGGGGCTATCCTAAGGATGAATATACGGATAACGGGAACTGGACAACCCAGCTTTATATCAGGGAGGCCCGCAGAATGATTGGTGAACTGGTCATGACCCAGCATCACTGCCAGGGACGGGAAGTGGTTGATGATGGTGTAGGAATGGCCGCATATGGCATGGACTCGCATAATTGTGAAAGGCTGGTAGTGAATGGCATGGTGAAAAATGAGGGAGATGTTCAGGTACATGGTTTTGCGCCATATGCTGTTTCATACAGGGCTATAATTCCTAAGCAAAAGGAAGCTGCTAATTTGTTTGTCCCGGTATGCTTGTCTGCAAGTCATATAGCTTACGGGTCAATCAGGATGGAGCCGGTATTTATGGTATTAGGCCAATCCTCGGCCGTGGCGGCATGCCAGGCTATTGATAAAAAAATGGCAATACAGGAGGTTGATGTAAAAGAGGTACAAAGCTTGCTCAGGAGAGACCCTCTTGCAGATGGAAGCACTCCCGAAGTACTGGTTGATAATGAGGACAGTCACATAACAGGCGATTGGAAAACGGAAAAATCCGGCGGATATGGCCCCACCTATCTCACTGATGGTTCCAAAGCGGAAACTGCGAAATCCGTACTGTTTATTCCTGAAAATTTAAAAAAAGGCGCTTACCATGTCTATACCTATTTTCCTAAGGTTATGAATCCGGCAACAAAAACTTACATCACGATTTACGATGGTGAGAAGGCCACAGAAAAGATAATCAATCAGTCTGACTTGCAGGTAGAGGGCCAAACTTCAGGTGAGTGGCTTCCTCTGGGGTTATATAACTTTTCAGAAGAAAAGAAGGGATATGTAGAAATTTCCAATAAAAGCGCCGATGGCGTGATTGTGGCTGATGCAGTGCTTTTTGTACCTGTTCGATAG